The genomic stretch CAGGCAACGCAACGTCCTTAAAATACTTTTCGGTACGCTTATTGCTACTGTTGCTTGGATCATGACAGGATTCATTGGAATAGATGGGATCAAGATGCTGTCGAATCTAGGCGGATTCCCAGCGATTATTGTCGTACTTTTAATGAATTTCTCTCTATTCATATGGGTATACAATTCATTCCTAGAGAATAAAGCAAAACACATAATTCAAAAAAACTAAGTCTCTTGCTCTGGACCGTTCACTTTACTTTAAAATGAACGGTCTTTTCTAACAACAGACATTACGACCACACACCCGACAATGTACCATTCTGTCTTTGGCGCTTCTGGAGACCTGCTCCATCGAACTACAGTTACCGATAAGAACGACTTGTGTCCTGAGTTCTTTGTCACTGTGGAACATAATGCCTTTGAACTAACCTAGTAATTCGAACGTCATATAGAGTGCTTTCCACGTCGACTTGTTATAGGGTGATTGGGGTGATAGTGGCATCACTCAACCAACATGCTTTCTCACCAAAAAATATCGATGATAAAAGCAAGATATATTCAGAGCAGATCTGTCCATATATACATCAAATCACCACCTTAGATATGGGCTGGATTGGTAAAGAAAATTATCGAGGCAGGTGGTTTGGTATCTGTATTTGTTCTTGAGATACCTTTCTATAACGGAGCTTCGACGCTTGGCTATTGGCTATTGGCTATTGGCTATTTACCAGCCCTAACAATTTTAAAATCTTAAAAATGTAATAACGTTTCAGTTTTAAACCTTGTCTGTGACTTTTCTCGTACCAGCAGAGTCATCAATCGCCGTACGAACGGCTTTTCGACAAGAACTCTCTTTTGTCTGCTTTCTATAAGCATTCGACTTCGCCATTCATGTAATGAAAGTCAGCCTCGGTGGAACGAAACTTGATTCTATAAACCGTTAATTGTTTCTGGACTTTCTGAGCAAAAATTCGCATCGTCTGAAATAAGTTATGATATCAATCTGGAAAATTAACTCGTCAGGTTAATCTAGTTGGTAACTCTGTCTGCATACCCCAAGAATCGATTCCATACAGTGCATACTTTCGACACAATATTTTAGTCGTCGGTAGAACTCTGATTAGCAAGATAGTGTCGTCTAAGCCAAATCCACACTTGCTTTATCGGGTTTAGCTTTGGTAAATATGGCGGGAGCTTCACGATACAGACATAACTGCTCTGCAATGTCATTTGTATGCCAGCCAGCAGCATCGATAATGACCACTACGTGGCGACCTGTTTCAGCCATCGAGGAGAGCTGCTTAAGGTGCTCAACCATAATGTCCTTGTTAACCCAGGGAAAGGCCAGCGACTCGCCAATACCTTTAGCAGGACATACTGAACGAAACAAATGCTCATATTCAAACTGCTGCTTAACTATTCTTGGTCTTGATCCACATTTAGCCCAAAATCAAATTGTCGTGTTTTGCTGACCATGTGTTGTTTTATATTGAAACTAGACAGCGACGTTATCAATCCCCATGTGATCGGGGATATTCAGTATCGTGTCAATTTTTAATTTTTTAAAATCATCAGGGATTTACAAGGGTGCTTGGAGCGTGATGTTATCCGAGAGAAACCCATATGATTAAGTAAATACTAGATGGATTCTGGGTGGCAGTGTTTACCAGACTCTTTCACGATAAAAGCATGAATATCAGTACCTGTTAACCTCCCCTCAGATAAGTCTTCGACACGTGCCTTGATAAACGGGATTAGTTGTTCACACTGCTGAGCGTTGAAGAATCTTGGGTGTTCTGTTCTTAGCTTCTCTTACCGTTCCTCACGCCCTTCTTCAAGGAATGTTTGTACCCATTTATTCACACTCATTCTACTTACCATAAAGAACTTAGCAATCTGGGTTAGAAAGTGACCATCTTTAAGTGGATCAATGCGAGCAATCGCATCTTCATTTGAATGGATTTTGTCGGCTATCAAGTTTTTTAAAATCAATGTTATCGAGGCTGTCCGTAGCATCTTTGTTCACGAAGAAGTAACAGCATCAATTAGATAATATTTTTACTTAAATTGGTATGACAACACTTCTAACACACTTTAAATAAAATCCATTACGTTGGCTTCTAGTCACTTTTTACTCGCGAAGCTTTAACAGGCAGGAGATGCATCTGATGAAGGTACAGCGGCACTTATGGGTGACTACATCCGTGAACAAGAGAAGTTAATGTGGATGCTAAATGCGTACCTGCAGTAATCCAATCTAGCGTTCTAAACCACAATTTAAACAAAGAGCTTAAAGTGACTGCTTTAAGCTCTTTTCATATGGCCGGCAAAATTTTGCCGACAATCAATAATATATCAGCAAAATAATCAATCAAACCGCTCAACACCCACACATGAGCAACTACAGGCATGGCACTTAAGTTGCATATAAGTTAGTAAAATAACCTATGAACCTATAAATGCCATGGCTTTAACCGTCCTAAGTAATCATATCGCAACAGAGACGCGAAACAGGCTCAGAACCTCTGAGCAGGGTTTGGCATCCTCCTTTGAGAAGCTGAGCTCCGGGAAAAAGATCAATCAAGCCAAAGATGACTCCGCAGGATTGCAGATATCCAATCGCCTGAGTACACAAAGCCGTGGGCTAGATGTTTCAATGCGCAATGCAAATGATGCAATATCGATATTACAAGTGACCGAAGGCGCTATCTCAGAGTACACATCAAGTATTCAGCAAATCAGAGATTTGGCTCTGCAATCCGTCAATGGTACAAACACCCCCGAAGACATTGAAGCAATAGAGAAAGAGATTCGAGCCCTGGGTGACGAGCTACACCGTATCACTCAAACTGGTAATTATGGGGGTTTAAACCTGCTCAATGGCTCAAAAGAAAGTTTACGCTTTCAAATAGGATCTCAAACCGGTGAGGCAATGCTTTTCGGTCTACCTAATCTAGAAGCTCTAAACGAAGAACGTATCATTCGGACTACACCTTCATCTTATACCGGTGATCCTGTCCCTTTAGATTGGCGCACCGAAAAAGGAGACTACATTGACTTTCTTTTTATTAAAAATAATGGGGAGAAAAAAACGCGAATAGAACTCCCGGAAGGTCAAAACATTGAAGGTGTGGTCAATTACCTCAACAATCAATTCGACGAAAAAGTGAGATTTTTTCTAACTGATCGTGAAGATGAAGATGGTGTAGAGCAAAGCACCTTAGCCTATGCGTATGAGAAAGGTTCAGATTATTCAAATGGGGAGATATTTGGAATATCAGGAGAGCACTTTGCTAATTTAACCAAAGCAGATGGCTCAAGAAGTTATCTGCTTAAGGGCGGAAATCCTTTTGTCGCTTTTGGCTTAGATCGCAGCCTGACTGAGTTGATTCACCATGACTTCGAACACATTGAGCATTATAAGCCCAATGAAACAGACTACATTAATGACCGTAATGCTCTGATTTATACATGTGACCTTATCCTTCACCAAGTTAATAAGCTTCAAGGAGACATCGGGAGCACACAAAACCGGTTAGATAAGGCAATTAACAATTTATCAAATCAAGAAATCAATATTAATGAAAGTAACAGTCGCATAAAAGACACCGATTTCGCCAAGGAAACGACGAATATGCTCCAAGAAAAAATGCGTTCAACGTCAACAACTAGCATGCTTGCTCAGGCAAACAACATACCTAAAAGTATCACGTCATTGCTAACCAACTGACGCTAGCTTCGTGATTGAAAAAAGTGACTGATTTTCAAGTGCTAAATCTATGTCATCACCAAGATATCGCGCGTGAGGCTGATAGTCTATAACTCACTTTTAGTAATACTCTCAATCCCTTACTTTCTATCGGTGGTTCCATTCGCTATTGATCGCTACACTGTTTAAAACAAACACAACAAGGAACGCAACATGATCCAGCAAGGCCAAACATTACCGAGTGCAACTCTTAGTGAACTAACTGATGAAGGGATGCAGAATCACTCAACTGAAGAGCTCTTTGCAAACAAGAAAGTCGTACTTTTCGCAGTGCCTGGGGCATTTACGCCAACATGTTCTGAGGCTCACCTACCTGGCTATGTCGTTTTAGCCGATCAAATCAAAGCCGCGGGCGTTGATACGATTGCATGTGTGTCTGTTAACGATGCATTTGTGATGAACGCATGGGGTAAAACGCACAACGCATCTGAAATTCTTATGCTAGGAGATGGCGACGCGAGTTTTACCAAGGCACTTGGATTAGATATGGATACTGCGACATTTGGCGGCGTTCGCTCTCAAAGATACGCGATGATCGTGGAAAATGGCGTAGTGACTCAACTCAATGTTGAGGAGCCAAAACAATTTGAAGCAAGCAAAGCCGAAACTATCTTAGCTGCTTTACAATAACAGTAAAAAAGCCACTCCTAAATCCATAGGAGTGGTGTCGAATTTGCGACAAGTTTCTAACAAGAACGTGTTGGACAGAGGGAGAGCCTACGCCCCACCATGTAATCTACTTCCATAACCAAACAGGCTAGCTCAGTATCATGACACGGCGTTAGGATTTAGGGTGGCGTACCTAAGCCCTTTAGGAGGCAGGCTAAGGCACGCTTGTAGAACGGGTTTACAGATGCTTAGATCTTACCTACTAGGTCTAGAGATGGTGCTAGTGTCTCTTCGCCTTCTTTCCACTTCGCTGGGCAAACTTCACCTGGGTTGTTTGCAACGTACTGAGCCGCTTTAACTTTGCGTAGTAGGTCTTCAGCGTCACGACCGATGCCTTCAGCAGTGATTTCCATTGCTTGGATAACCCCTTGTGGGTCGATTAGGAATGTAGCACGGTCTGCTAGGCCTTGACCTTCACGCATTACGTTGAAGTTGTTTGTGATAGTGCCAGTTTGGTCGCCTACCATGAAGTACTCGATAGTACCGATCTTGTCAGAAGTGTCGTGCCACGCTTTGTGAGAGAAGTGTGTGTCAGTTGATACTGAGTAAACTTCCACGCCGCGAGACTGAAGCTCTGCGTATTTCTCTTGTAGGTCTACAAGTTCAGTAGGGCATACGAAAGTAAAATCTGCTGGGTAGAAGAAGAATACTGCCCATTTACCTTTCACGTCTTGCTCTGTGATTTCTACGAACTCGCCGTTTTTGAATGCTGTTGCGTTGAATGGTTTGATTTCTGTGTTGATCATGATTTTACTCTCTCAATAATTCGGTTATGTTCGCGCTCTCTTGCGCTGTTGGGTTTATATTGCATTGAATTATCAGAAGGGTAAATTTGGAGTTTTCTATCAATTCAGTAGGTAAAACCTATCAAAAGAAGCCTGAACACAAACAGTGCAGTGAGTGTCAATAAAAAAGGTCTATCGTGTAAACAGTGTCATTAAAGCAATCGCTTCCACCATCCACCCCTATTCGTTTCACACTCGACCTATCAGTGACAACCCTCCCAAGCAAGTTACCGACAACAATAACAATGAGTTTCGTCTTCCATACAGAAGTTAGTGGGCCCAACACTGAAAATCGACCTAAATCACATTTAGTACTCAAAAGTAGAAATATTACTACCTTAAATTCAAGTCGCATTGGTAATGTTTGATTTTATTAAAACGTCATTTTAAATTTAATGACTCAACTGTCCATTTAAAATTAAAGACGGACAATTAACAAAGAAATTTAACATAGTGAACATGAAAAAACTGGTCACTCTCAAACTGGAAATTTGACTATGAGCCAATACAGAATAGCGATCATCGGTGAATGCATGGTGGAGCTACAACGCAAGAAAGACTTACTAAAGCAAAGTTTCGGCGGTGACACGTTGAACACGGCGCTCTACCTTTCTAGACTGACGAAAAATTACGACATTTCAGTGAGCTATATTACTGCTCTGGGCAATGATCCTTTCTCTTCCGAAATGTTACAAACCTGGTCTAAAGAGGGCATTAATACCGACAAGGTACTACGTCTAAGTGACAAAATGCCCGGTCTTTATCACATAGAGACCGACGAAATCGGTGAGCGATCCTTCTTTTATTGGCGCAATGATGCCGCGGCTAAATTCGTATTCGATCAGCCTGAGAGTGCTCTCCTCGTCGATTCATTGATGGATTACGATGCGGTTTACCTAAGTGGTATCACCTTAGCTATTCTGACTAATGCAGGACGTAACGTCTTATTTAGCTTCTTAACGAAGTTTAAAGCAAAAGGTGGCAGCATCTTCTTTGACAACAATTATCGTCCGAAACTGTGGGAAAGCCGAAAAACCGCTCAAGACACGTACCTCAAAATGCTAGGTTTCACGGATACTGCATTGCTCACCTTCGAAGATGATCAAGACCTGTTTGGTGACGTATGCCTAGAAGAGTGCATTGGACGTACTCAGCAAGCAGGCGTCTCTGAAATAGCAATTAAACGTGGTGCGAAAGAGTGTCTGGTTCTTAGTGAGGGTCGTGCTGAATACATCGCTCCTAAACCGGTTAACTCCGTAATTGATACCACAGCCGCAGGTGACTCATTCAGCGCCGGCTATCTAGCCAAGCGCCTAACAGGTGGAGACGCATTTAGCTCTGCCGCAATGGGTCACAAAGTTGCGGGTACCGTAATTCAATATCGCGGTGCAATCATTCCAGATACTGCAACGCCAACCCTTGATTAATAGGACAACATAAATGACTACTCTAAATGAACAACTAGCAAGCCTTAAAGTAATTCCTGTCATTGCCATTAACAAAGTTGAAGATGCTATTCCTCTAGGTAAAGCACTCGTAGACAACGGCATGCCTTGCGCAGAAATCACGTTCCGTACCGAGTGTGCAGCTGACGCGATTGCAGCAATGCGTCAAGCTTACCCAGAGATGCTAATTGGTGCAGGTACCGTTCTTACTAACGATCAAGTCGATCAAGCGATTGAAGCTGGTGTTGATTTTATCGTTAGCCCTGGGTTCAACCCACGCACAGTTCAATACTGTATCGACAAAAACATTCCAATCGTACCGGGTGTTAACAACCCAAGTCTTGTTGAGCAAGCTATGGAAATGGGTCTGCGTACATTGAAGTTCTTCCCTGCAGAACCATCTGGTGGTGTGGGCATGCTAAAGGCACTAACCGCTGTTTATCCAGTAAAGTTCATGCCAACAGGTGGTGTAAGCCTTAAGAATGTTGATAACTACCTATCTATCAAATCGGTATTGGCTTGTGGCGGTACTTGGATGGTTCCAACCAACCTTATCGACGAAGGTCGCTGGGATGAGCTTGGCCAACTGGTTAAAGACGCGGTTGCTCACGTTAACTAATTCGATCTTCGATTAAAAAAGTCAGCCCCAACAGCTTTTGCCGTGGGGCTGAATGCGTTTTAGAGGATCAACATTAATTGGGTTATTAAGGAGCCAGAAACATCTGCTCAAGCTGCTATTTTTTTTACTGTAAAAGAATGGGTATAAGCCTTTGACCAAAAATAAAAAAAAGCCAGTGACAACACTGGCTGGAAAATCCCGATATGGATAGCAAAATAAAGAATAAAACAGTCAATAAGTAGTGTTACGTTTAATTAAGCAGTGACCTCAAAGGTTAGGGTTTAACAAATTCTGAAGCCACAGCAAATTAAATTAGTCAATCAGACTGCGAACGTACTCTGCAATCTCAGTAACTTGACAGTTAGCAAAGAAACACTCTTGGAACTGGGCGCTGCCAACAGCTTGCTTAACTAAGTCTTGATCAATCGCTTTTAGTGAATCAACAACGTCTTTACATACTGCTGCTTTAACGTTGTTTAGGATGGCAGCGTTTGCTTGCTGAGGTGCAGCACGCTCGATTGGGTAGCCTTCGCCACGAGCGCCAGTGAACGCTTTTTCGAAAATGTAACGAACGTTCAGTTCACCAGCCCAACCAAAACCTTTTGCGAACGCTAGAGCAATCGCGTTACCGTTGTTGATTTGGTTGAATAGGAACGCATCAGATGGCTCTAGGCAGTAACCACAAACGACACCTGGGTGTAGGTTGCTTGCCATTAGTGCGCCTTGACCTGTACCACAACCAGTTACGATGAAATCCACTGCCTTAGAGTTCAGTAAGATGCTCGCTTGGATACCTAGGTGGATGTACGTTAGGTGATGATCGTTTTCGTCAGTCATACCTACATTGAATACTTCGTGACCTAGACCACCAGCAACCGTGTTTAGCTCAGCAGCAACCATAGCGTTTTTAGGTGCTTGGCTGTTTTCCATAGTTAGTGCAATTTTCATTGAATTCTCCTGCGGCGAACCGCGTAACTAATTTTAAAACTTATACGAAATCTTTTTTTAAAACTTATACAAAATCTTTGCGCATTGGCGTGAAGTTATCGATTAACACACCTGCTTCTAGACACACACAGCCGTGCTCAATATTTGGCTCTTTGTACATAGTGTCGCCCGCTTCAACAATTTTCTTCTCATCGCCGATAGTGAATTCGAACTTACCAGACAGTACGTAAGTCAACTGCTCATGTGGGTGGTTGTGCATAGAACCAATGGCACCTTTTTCAAAGTGCACTTCAACGGCCATCATGTTGTCACTGTGCGCAAGCACTTTACGTGAGATACCGTCGCCTAAGTCTTCTAGTTTGATGTCTTTGTTGTATACAAACATGGGTCTTCTTTCTCTTCGTTATCGACGAGCTTCACTTTCTTTTGCTCTCTGAGCAATTTTGCTGTGGTCATTAAGTTAACGCTTATTAGCGTCATCTCCAGCAGAGTTCCACCAATCGATCCTATGATGAAATTATTGGTCAGCCAGCATAACGCCCCGACCAAAAAACCGATTCTCATCGCAACGCCTTTGAGAACAAACACCGAGAACGTCCCGATGACAGTGCCCAATATTGGCCAGATGTCCTGTGGCGATTCCATAATATAGAAGCCACTGGCTATACTGATGACGATGAATATTGCTGCGACTCTTTTCGATGAAATATAAATCGCGGTAGCAGTTCGAAGTGCTGAAAGCCCTGAACTGACTACCGACACTAAAGAACCTAGCAAGAAAAAATGCAGTAGATGGTTTAGATGAAAAACCAACATCAAAATCTTCAGCTTCTTATCGTCTTTTTGATAAAAGGTGCACACACCTAAAAAGAAACTCAAGAATCCGAGGATTTGTGCAATTGTATTTTTTTCCACACCATCTACTCTTTTGTCAGCGCCCAACCAAGGTTAAACGCTAGATTCCAAATTAGCGCGCCAACCAGCCACCATCTACAGCAACAGTGTAACCATTGATGTAAGACGCAGCGTCAGACGCTAGGAATACACATGGGCCAGCAACATCTTCTGGAGTACCCCAGCGGTCAGCAGGAATACGCTCTAGGATAGCTGCGTTACGATCTTCATCTGCACGCAGTGCCGCAGTGTTGTTGGTTGCCATGTAGCCAGGTGCAATTGCGTTGACATTTATGTTATGACGAGCCCACTCGTTTGCCATTGCACGAGTGATGCCCATAACCGCACTCTTAGATGCAGTGTAAGAAGGTACACGGATGCCGCCTTGGAAAGAAAGCATAGAGGCGATGTTGATGATCTTACCGCCAGTGCCTTGAGCAATAAACTGACGTGCTACTGCTTGAGACATGAAGTAAACGGTTTTCGAATTGATGTTCATCACGTCATCCCAGTTTTGCTCTGAGAAATCGATTGCATCTTCACGACGAATGATACCTGCGTTGTTTACTAGGATATCCACTTTACCGAATTCAGTCACAGTGCTGTCGATGATATGAGGGATATCGTCTTGTTTTAGTAGGTTAGCGCGAACATCTAGGAACGTGTAGCCTGCCGCATTCATTTTTTCGATGGTTTCAGTTGGTTCAACGTAGTTGACACCAACAACTTTACAACCTGCCGCTGCAAGACCTAATGCCATACCTTGACCTAGACCAGTATCACAACCAGTTACCACTGCTACTTTGCCTTCAAGGCTAAATGAATCAAGAATCATAGTCTGTTCCTTTGTAGTGAATGTGTGGTGAACAAATAAAAGGGGCTGCTCACTCTGTTAAAACCAACATTACACAAAAAATGACAATACTGAAAGTTATTTTTGAAATTGCGTTTTATTTTTTTAGGTTCGCCATCTCAAATGTGATTGATGTCTCAAATGTTGGTTTTAAATAAATGAAATGGCTTTTCGAAACTACTGACTCGTCCAAGTATGTCAGGTATAATTTGGCGTTATCAACAATGACTCAGAGCGTGA from Vibrio pelagius encodes the following:
- a CDS encoding flagellin, which produces MALTVLSNHIATETRNRLRTSEQGLASSFEKLSSGKKINQAKDDSAGLQISNRLSTQSRGLDVSMRNANDAISILQVTEGAISEYTSSIQQIRDLALQSVNGTNTPEDIEAIEKEIRALGDELHRITQTGNYGGLNLLNGSKESLRFQIGSQTGEAMLFGLPNLEALNEERIIRTTPSSYTGDPVPLDWRTEKGDYIDFLFIKNNGEKKTRIELPEGQNIEGVVNYLNNQFDEKVRFFLTDREDEDGVEQSTLAYAYEKGSDYSNGEIFGISGEHFANLTKADGSRSYLLKGGNPFVAFGLDRSLTELIHHDFEHIEHYKPNETDYINDRNALIYTCDLILHQVNKLQGDIGSTQNRLDKAINNLSNQEININESNSRIKDTDFAKETTNMLQEKMRSTSTTSMLAQANNIPKSITSLLTN
- a CDS encoding peroxiredoxin produces the protein MIQQGQTLPSATLSELTDEGMQNHSTEELFANKKVVLFAVPGAFTPTCSEAHLPGYVVLADQIKAAGVDTIACVSVNDAFVMNAWGKTHNASEILMLGDGDASFTKALGLDMDTATFGGVRSQRYAMIVENGVVTQLNVEEPKQFEASKAETILAALQ
- the ahpC gene encoding alkyl hydroperoxide reductase subunit C, which codes for MINTEIKPFNATAFKNGEFVEITEQDVKGKWAVFFFYPADFTFVCPTELVDLQEKYAELQSRGVEVYSVSTDTHFSHKAWHDTSDKIGTIEYFMVGDQTGTITNNFNVMREGQGLADRATFLIDPQGVIQAMEITAEGIGRDAEDLLRKVKAAQYVANNPGEVCPAKWKEGEETLAPSLDLVGKI
- a CDS encoding sugar kinase; translation: MSQYRIAIIGECMVELQRKKDLLKQSFGGDTLNTALYLSRLTKNYDISVSYITALGNDPFSSEMLQTWSKEGINTDKVLRLSDKMPGLYHIETDEIGERSFFYWRNDAAAKFVFDQPESALLVDSLMDYDAVYLSGITLAILTNAGRNVLFSFLTKFKAKGGSIFFDNNYRPKLWESRKTAQDTYLKMLGFTDTALLTFEDDQDLFGDVCLEECIGRTQQAGVSEIAIKRGAKECLVLSEGRAEYIAPKPVNSVIDTTAAGDSFSAGYLAKRLTGGDAFSSAAMGHKVAGTVIQYRGAIIPDTATPTLD
- a CDS encoding bifunctional 4-hydroxy-2-oxoglutarate aldolase/2-dehydro-3-deoxy-phosphogluconate aldolase; this translates as MTTLNEQLASLKVIPVIAINKVEDAIPLGKALVDNGMPCAEITFRTECAADAIAAMRQAYPEMLIGAGTVLTNDQVDQAIEAGVDFIVSPGFNPRTVQYCIDKNIPIVPGVNNPSLVEQAMEMGLRTLKFFPAEPSGGVGMLKALTAVYPVKFMPTGGVSLKNVDNYLSIKSVLACGGTWMVPTNLIDEGRWDELGQLVKDAVAHVN
- a CDS encoding RpiB/LacA/LacB family sugar-phosphate isomerase; protein product: MKIALTMENSQAPKNAMVAAELNTVAGGLGHEVFNVGMTDENDHHLTYIHLGIQASILLNSKAVDFIVTGCGTGQGALMASNLHPGVVCGYCLEPSDAFLFNQINNGNAIALAFAKGFGWAGELNVRYIFEKAFTGARGEGYPIERAAPQQANAAILNNVKAAVCKDVVDSLKAIDQDLVKQAVGSAQFQECFFANCQVTEIAEYVRSLID
- a CDS encoding cupin domain-containing protein, translating into MFVYNKDIKLEDLGDGISRKVLAHSDNMMAVEVHFEKGAIGSMHNHPHEQLTYVLSGKFEFTIGDEKKIVEAGDTMYKEPNIEHGCVCLEAGVLIDNFTPMRKDFV
- a CDS encoding YgjV family protein, with the protein product MEKNTIAQILGFLSFFLGVCTFYQKDDKKLKILMLVFHLNHLLHFFLLGSLVSVVSSGLSALRTATAIYISSKRVAAIFIVISIASGFYIMESPQDIWPILGTVIGTFSVFVLKGVAMRIGFLVGALCWLTNNFIIGSIGGTLLEMTLISVNLMTTAKLLREQKKVKLVDNEEKEDPCLYTTKTSN
- the kduD gene encoding 2-dehydro-3-deoxy-D-gluconate 5-dehydrogenase KduD, which gives rise to MILDSFSLEGKVAVVTGCDTGLGQGMALGLAAAGCKVVGVNYVEPTETIEKMNAAGYTFLDVRANLLKQDDIPHIIDSTVTEFGKVDILVNNAGIIRREDAIDFSEQNWDDVMNINSKTVYFMSQAVARQFIAQGTGGKIINIASMLSFQGGIRVPSYTASKSAVMGITRAMANEWARHNINVNAIAPGYMATNNTAALRADEDRNAAILERIPADRWGTPEDVAGPCVFLASDAASYINGYTVAVDGGWLAR